From the genome of Streptomyces sp. NBC_01304:
GCACCCGGCTGTACGCCGCCGGAGGCACCGGGCTCTGCCTGCGACTCGACGGCACCCTCGCCACCTACCAACTGGTCATCCTCGACGCCCAGTTGAAGGAAGTGCGGGCGATTCCGCTGGTCGGTGTGCCCAATCGGGCCCGGGTCTCCCCCAGCGGACGCCTGGTGGCCTGGACGGTGTTCGTGACCGGGGACTCCTACAACGGCGGAAAATTCTCCACCCGCGTGGGCATCCTCGACACCCGCACGCAGGAACTCGTGCCCACCCTCGAGGACTGGAAAGTGACCGTCGACGGCAAGCCCTATCGGGCGGCCGACCTCAACTTCTGGGGTGTGACCTTCACCGCCGACGACCGCGGCTTCTACGCCACCATGTCCACCCACGGCCACCGCTACCTGGTCCGTGGCGACCTGGCACGGCACACCGTCACCACCGTCCGCGAGAACGTGGAATGCCCCTCGCTCTCCCCCGACGGCACCCGCATTGCGTTCAAGTCCGCCATCGGCGGCGACCCGGACCGCGGCTGGCGGCCGGCCGTACTCGACCTGGACACGCTACGCGTCACCCGGCTCGCGGAGACACGCAACATCGACGACCAGCCGGCCTGGCTCGACGACCGCACGGTGGCCTATGCGCTGCCGCGCGGGCGCGAACAACCCGGACACTCAGACATCTGGCAGGTACCCGCCGACGGTTCAGCCAGGGCCCGACTGCTCGTGCGCGATGCCGAATCACCTGCGGCGTTGGGCTGAGCAACTGTCACAGCCAGCCGCTGCGGGCCGCCTGCAACGCCAGTTGGAAGCGGGTCGTGGTGCCCGCCCGGCCCATCAGCTGCTCCAGCTGCCGGGAGAGCGTACGCCTGCTGATGCCGAGCAGCTCCGCGATCGTCTCGTCGCTCACCCCGGCGCCGAGCAGCTCCAGGATGCGGCGCTGGGACGGTGGCAGCGCGGCGGGGGCCCTCGTCCCCTGGTGCAGCGGAAGCGCCGTACGCCACGCCGTCTCGAACAACCCCGTCAGCGCGGACAGGAGACTGGAGGGCCGGACCACCAGCATGGAGTGGTTGATCTCCGCTTCCACGAACGACATCGACACGAACGCGATCCGCCGGTCGAACACGGTCAGCTTCACCGGCACCGACGGCAACACCCGGGCCTGCTCGCCCGCCGCGATGCACGGCTTGATGTTCACACCGTAGTAGGCGCCGTTCTCCACGGCCGACTTCGAATAGACCACGCGATAGACGACGCCCCGCTCCAGGCTGCGCACCTCGCACTCGTTGGCCACGCCGTGGGTGTGGTAGGGAGGCGAGTCGAAGCGCAGTACCTCGGCCTCCACCGCCCCCTCGACCTGATGAATCCGCTCCATGATCTGCGCCCCGGTGACCACTTCGACGAGATCGTCGTTCGCCTGCGGATTCACCTCACGGCGGTACGCGGAATAGGCGTTGCCCGTGGCGATCTGAGCCTGCCTCAGCTCTGCCGTCCGGTGATGTGTGAGCCGCTCCAGGGCGATGGCCGGATCGGTGAGCGCCACGGCCGAGTCGCCCGGCCCGCAACTACTCGCCAGGCCAAGGGAGATGAGCCTCTGCGCCGCCCACCGCGCGGTGGCGACGGACTGCCCGAGCAGTGCGGCCAGCTCTTCCAGGGGCACAGGCCCGGCCTTCAGAAGTGCCGCATAGGCGGCAACAACAGGCTCCTCGAGTCCGAGTATCTGCAGATGACGCGGCAGGTCCGGGTCCACCACGGCGCCCCCTCCCACGCTCGGCCCGTCGCAGCATGCATGATCGTATTCCGGGGGGTCAAGGGTGCGGCGGGCCTATGCGCAGTAGCTGCCGCAGCCTCGGACCGACCGACTGTCCCGGCGCCTTGTCGGCCTGTTCGGCGAAGTCCCTCCGCGGGGCGACCGATCGCCCGCCGAACGGGCGCGGCCCGGCGAGGCCTTGCCTGCCATCGGGCTCTGACACACGTGCCCACAACCCTGGCCCCCAGGCAGTCGACATGCGCCACGCCCTCACCGCGACCCTCACCCCGTTGACCACGTGCCGGATCTGGCCTGCAGCAACGCAGACAAGCGGGCTCGAACATCCCCCACAGCCCCGACCTCGAACGTGGGATGCCCCGGCCCACATCGAGACCGACGGCCGGGATCGTGATGCTGCGCAAGTCGGGGCCGTCGATGGCGAGCCGCCCCGTGCCGCCAGGAGCGCAATCCGACCCAACGCCCGGTCACGCGTCCACTCGAACAGAGGACAGGTGTCACCCGCTCCCCGGGGAACGGATTGATGGTCCATCCGTCAAGATCACCGCATCTCGAAAGGGACGATTCATGCGTCGAACTCTTGCGACCCTGGCCCTGATCGGAACGAGCCTGGGCGCCATCCCGGCAACTGCCGCTGCCGCACAGGCCGACGACCTTCCTGGTGTGTGGACCTGCCAGAGCGCGGAGCCGAGCAAGGAACTGCCGGGAGCAATCGTCGGCGTCGACTGCAAGGGCCCCGCGGGGCACTACGTTCCGGGCTCGCTCTTCACCGAGGCCGGCGGCTGGCACTGCGCGAGCGCCGTCGGCATCAAGCAGGAGGACACCATCGCCGTGGGTGGCCTCGGCTGCACGAAGAGCTGACCCACAACGTCGACGGTCTGCCCCCCGACGGGCAGGCTGTCCGCGTGCCGTGCGAGACACGGACGATCCCTTCCTTGGCAGCCCCGAGCGGTCCGGTCGCGGCGCCTCGCGGAGGACGACATGATCCGCCACAGCCTGCCGGCCCGCGCAGCCTCCACGGCAAGTCGGCAGCGGACGCGAGGACGGCGCGTCCACGTCAACCCTGAGGGATCAAGTTCGGCGTGGCGCCGGCCCTCACACGTCACGCGCCGGCGCGGACCAGGCCGCACTCGTAGGAGAAGATCACGGCCTGCACCCGGTCCCGGAGGGCGAGCTTGGTCAGGATGCGGCTGACATGGCCCTTCACGGTCCCCTCGGTGAGGAAGAGGCGGCCGGCGATCTCGGCGTTCGACAGGCCCCGGGCGATGAGTTCGAGCACCTCGCGTTCCCGGCCGGTGAGGACGCGCAGCTCGTTCTCGGTACGGGGCAACGGGTCGCCGGAGGTGCCGATGTGGCGTTCGATCAGTCGCCGGGTGACCGGTGGGGCGACGATGGCGTCGCCCTTCGCCACCACACGGATCGCGGACAACAGGTCGGCAGCGAGGGTGTCCTTCAGAAGGAAGCCGCTGGCACCGGCCCGCAGCGCGGAGTACACGTACTCGTCGAGATCGAAGGTAGTAAGGATCAGGATGCGGGGTCCGCCCGGGAGCGCTGCACGGATGCGGCGGGTGGCCTCCAGGCCGTCCACCTCGGGCATCCGGATGTCCATCAGGACGACGTCCGGCGTCGTTTGAACCGCCAGGTCGGTGGCCGTGGCGCCGTCGTCGGCCTCTCCGACGACGTCCATGTCCTCGGCGTTCTCGAGGATCATCCGCAGGCCGGCCCGGAGCAGGACCTGATCGTCGACCAAGAGAACCCGGATCATCCGCTCGCTCCCGGCTCTGCCGGATCCAGCGGGATGCAGGCCCGTATCGCATATCCCCCGTCAGGGCCGGGTCCCGCGGTCACCTCGCCGCCCAGCAGGGCCGCGCGTTCTCGCATGCCCCGCAGTCCGTTGCCGGCCTTGTCTGCTGCCGGCTCGCCGGCGCCGTTGTCGCTGACGTCGAGCCTCAGTTCGTCGCTTCCGTAGGACACGACTATCTGGGCGCAGGCTCCCGGGCCGGCATGTTTCATGGTGTTGGTCAGCGCCTCCTGGACGATCCGGTACGAGGAGACGTCCACGCCGGTGGGCAGCGGTCGCGGCGATCCGTTGATGTGGAACTGGATCGGGGTGCCTGCCTGCCGGACCTGCTCGATGAGGCGAGGCAGCTGCGCGAGGCCCGGCACCGGCCGCGCGGAGCCGTCGATCTGCCCGGCACCAGACGCTGACGTTGACAGCACATGCCGCATGTCGGCGAGCGAGGCTCGGCCCGTCGCCACGATGGTGTCCAGCGCGGCGAGGGTGTCGGTGGGCCGCTTCGCGAACGCCGCGGCGCCGCCCTGCGCCTGCATCACGATGACGGCCAGGCCGTGCGCCACCACATCGTGCAACTCGCGGGTGATCCTGGCCCGTTCGGCGGCCACGGCCAGCGCCGCCTGCTGGTCGCGTTCGCGCTCCAGGTCCTGGGCCCTCGCGTTGAGCTCACCGAGGTAGGCGCGACGACTCTGCAGGCCCCACCCGATCGCCCAGGCGACGACCAGCAGGGAGCCGAGGATGGGAATCCCTCCCCAGGCCGTCGGGCCAAACGCCGCTGGCTCCTCGCCGCGCGGCAGTGCGGCGTCGCCCGTTGCCGACCGAGGTGGTGGCCCAGAGGCTCCCGGCGGGCGTTCGTGTCCGCCGGTACGGGGTCCTGCGTAGAGCCAGCCGTCGGACTTGCCGTCGAGGGTCACGAACGCCGACCAAGCCATCGCCACCGCCAGGGCGGCGCCGAGCAGGGCGAGCGACACCGTGCGCCGCCGCTGAGCAGCGATCGTATAGACGATGATGGGTACAGCGCAGTCGGCAGGCACCGGTCCTGCTGCCAGCGACATCTGTACGACGGTGGC
Proteins encoded in this window:
- a CDS encoding helix-turn-helix transcriptional regulator — its product is MVDPDLPRHLQILGLEEPVVAAYAALLKAGPVPLEELAALLGQSVATARWAAQRLISLGLASSCGPGDSAVALTDPAIALERLTHHRTAELRQAQIATGNAYSAYRREVNPQANDDLVEVVTGAQIMERIHQVEGAVEAEVLRFDSPPYHTHGVANECEVRSLERGVVYRVVYSKSAVENGAYYGVNIKPCIAAGEQARVLPSVPVKLTVFDRRIAFVSMSFVEAEINHSMLVVRPSSLLSALTGLFETAWRTALPLHQGTRAPAALPPSQRRILELLGAGVSDETIAELLGISRRTLSRQLEQLMGRAGTTTRFQLALQAARSGWL
- a CDS encoding response regulator transcription factor, which gives rise to MIRVLLVDDQVLLRAGLRMILENAEDMDVVGEADDGATATDLAVQTTPDVVLMDIRMPEVDGLEATRRIRAALPGGPRILILTTFDLDEYVYSALRAGASGFLLKDTLAADLLSAIRVVAKGDAIVAPPVTRRLIERHIGTSGDPLPRTENELRVLTGREREVLELIARGLSNAEIAGRLFLTEGTVKGHVSRILTKLALRDRVQAVIFSYECGLVRAGA
- a CDS encoding ATP-binding protein, translating into MKTYVAALWHALRRWSVQDAGLAAVLLAGTWAWTGTAATEVRSGWFAEVLWLQEPLARWVLIGVCVAAVAVRRKWPIPALAAASLATVVQMSLAAGPVPADCAVPIIVYTIAAQRRRTVSLALLGAALAVAMAWSAFVTLDGKSDGWLYAGPRTGGHERPPGASGPPPRSATGDAALPRGEEPAAFGPTAWGGIPILGSLLVVAWAIGWGLQSRRAYLGELNARAQDLERERDQQAALAVAAERARITRELHDVVAHGLAVIVMQAQGGAAAFAKRPTDTLAALDTIVATGRASLADMRHVLSTSASGAGQIDGSARPVPGLAQLPRLIEQVRQAGTPIQFHINGSPRPLPTGVDVSSYRIVQEALTNTMKHAGPGACAQIVVSYGSDELRLDVSDNGAGEPAADKAGNGLRGMRERAALLGGEVTAGPGPDGGYAIRACIPLDPAEPGASG